In Gimesia chilikensis, the genomic window ACTGCTTACTTTCGGTACGTTGATCGCTGCCTGGGGTGCGTTACTGGTAGCCAAGCTCACGGAAGGCAAGTCGTTCGATCAGAGTACGCGTCGGATTATCTGGCTGGGTGCGGGCGTCGTCGTCGGCTCACTGATCTATCTGTTGCAGACCGAACTGTTACTGACCGACCTGCCGAGTTCTCGAGGAATGTATCTGGGATTAAAACCCCTGTTCAACGTGATTGGACCTTATTCTCTGGTGCTGCCGAATGGACAACCTACGTTGATTTCCTACGTCGTGTTCTTCGGGTTGCTGTTCTGTTTCCGTCGCTGGTGGTGGCACGCTGATGCCTTCCGCCCGCGAAAATTCAGAGTCCGTTCTGTCCTGCTGACGGTTTTCGTGGCTTACGTCATCACAGCCATCTGGGCCTTCCCGGTTGTAATGGGGCTGACCTGGGCCGCGATTATTTCCAGTGTCGTCCAGTTGTCTGCTTCCTGGATCCATCCCGATCAGCGTGCGATTGAAATGCAGGAGGTACAGACATGAGTCCCCAAGACAGTGTATCCATGAGTTTTATGGCTCTGATTTCCATTGCCGTAATCATTGCAGTTCTGAGTTTCCTGATGGTGAAATACAAAGCCCGGTTCCTTGCGATTGTGGGCGTTTGCCTCGTGGCATTTATTCCCGCTGTGCTGGCCGTGTCTTACGTCAGCATGGAAAGTAATTCACAAGCGACTGTGGTACAGGGGACAACAGCAGTTGCCGTCAAAGCACCTGAGACACTGGTAGAGGAGTCATCGATTCCGCTGCCCGAACTGCCTTTAGTTGCACCTAAGCCGCATGACGCTCCCAAGGCTGACCAGCCTAAAAAAGCGGAACCGCTGCCCGAGTGGGTCAATTCCAGTCAGGAAGGTTCAGGAGGCATGAAGCAGGTCTTTCAATCAGGACTGTTTGCGACTCCGGCCGAAGCATTTCAGGATGCACTGGGGAGAGCACGTGTGAAATTCGAAGAAACTCTTAGTGCAGAGCATCCACAGTACTCATCAGATGCCAGAACGCTCAGCCCGGAACTGGTCAGACAAGTCGCCATGCGGCGGAGCTATTACCAGACGATCGAGCATGACTTTGGTGATGTCTTGAAATCGGGTGAATCTTTTAAGCAGGATATGTACCGTGCTTATGTGGAAGTCGAACTCTCTCCCTCAGTGAAGCAGACGTTTTATACGAAATGGAAACTGCAGGCGGGAAATCAGCGGGTGATCTGGCTGGGGGGCGCTTTTGCATTTGTGACGCTGCTCTGCCTGGGAACGACCGTGTATTTGAGAGCCTCGCATCAATAGGCTACAATCCTGGCTGACTGAACTCTCTTCATTCCTGCGGAAATAGACGAAGCTCTCATGCCGATTGACGAAGCCGATCAACTCCTCGTGTCACAAATCAGGCAAGGCGACTCTGACGCCTGGGCCGAGTTGATCGCGCGTTTTGAAGGTCGACTGCTGGCATTCGTCGACAGCCGCCTGCGGAATCGTGCCAGCAGCGAAGATGTCGTCCAGGAAACGTTCATGGGCTTTCTGATCAGTATTCCCAACTACGATGCGAATACGCCGCTGGAATCATTTCTGTTCGCCATCGCCTCGCATAAGCTGACAGACCTGCTGCGAAAACAGGGACGACGCCCGACGATCCCCCTGTTCCCCCACGAAAACGGTGAGCGGGAAAGCTACCGGGAACCGGCAGGACGGACCCGTGTGGCTTCCAGTCTGGCACGGAGCAAGGAGCGTAAAAGCAAAGAAGAGCAGGTCATCAGCGAAAGCCTGTCGGATCTGATTCAGGGCTGGATCAAGAACGGCGAATTCGAGCGACTGGAGTGCATGGAGCAGTTGTTCGTCTCGGGCAGAGCGAATAAAGAAGTCGCTGCCACGCTGCAGATTACTGAGCAGGCGGTTGCCAATCATAAGCATTTTGTGGTCGGCAAACTGAAGGATGCCATCAAAACCGCCCAGATTCTCGATGCCGACCTGCAGGGACTGGGGCTGAATTGAATCTCGCTGGGCGCAGCAAAAAAACCTCATCCGAACATCCCGGACGAGGTTTTCATGTTTCTCGGGTCCGCAACTAACGCTGCGACATCAACTTAGAACTTGATGTGCTTCCGTTTAGCCTTGCGTGCTTTGGCACTGGCAGGACGGCGACCGTGGTTTGCTTTTTTCAGTTTACGCTGTGTTTTAGCCATGACATTATCCTTCGATGGTCTTCAAATTATATGAATTAAGACCACACAATTACTGATGAGGTCTGCAGAATCTCTTTCGTAACGGGTCGGGTATTTTAGTCAAAGTATCGGATGAAAAAAAGCCATTCCACTGAAAATCAGAGACGCTTTACCGAAATCCTCCGGTTTTGACCCGTTTTTTAACCCGAAATCGACTGCATATCAGGCTGGGCATGTGGACTGGTGTTCCGTTTTCCGGTAGCATAGCCTGAACTAATTGAACACTGGACATAATAAAAGTAATCCCCGTTGATGACAGAGACCGTATATGCTGGCCAAGCTTTATACCTATTCCCTGTTTGGCATCGATGCCAGGCCGGTGGAAGTCGAAGTCGATATCTCGCCCGGCGCGCTGCCCAAGACGATTCTGGTCGGGCTGGCGGAAGCAGCCGTCAAAGAGAGCACTCACCGGATCGAACGTGCTCTGGTCAACAGCGGATACAATCGTCCGATCGACCGGATTGTGATCAACCTCTCCCCGGCCGACCTCCCCAAAGATGCCGCTTCGTTTGATTTACCGATCGCCCTGGGATTGTTAACTGCCAGCGGACAGCTCTCTTCAGACCGATTCGAAGACTACGCCGCCGTGGGAGAACTGGCCCTGGATGGTACAATTCGCCCCATTCGGGGTGCTCTGTCGATGGCACTCTCCGCCCGCGAGCAGGGAAAGCAGGGGCTGCTCGTCCCTGTCGAGAATGCCGATGAGGCAGCGGTTGTCGATGGTCTGGATGTCTACGCGGTCGGCACACTGGCCGAAGCGGTCGGCTTTTATACGGGAACACTGCCCATCGAACCGGTCGAGTTCAGCTGGGAAAACGCCCTCGAAGAACATGGCCAGTACGACATCGACTACAGCGATGTGAAGGGACAGGAATACGCCAAACGCGCAATCACCGTCGCTGCCGCCGGCATGCATCATCTTCTCAAGTTGTAACCGGTTTACCCTGTCGCGTAGATTTGCCTTTTTTCTTCCTATAATCAGTTTTGAAGTCCCGCCACATCCTGTCAATTTTTGGTGACTCAAAGCTCCAACCGATTCGTTTCCACTTATTCTCTCGCAACTCCACTCCAGATGCAAGGCTCCCTTCTGGGACCAGATCAACATGTCTTCCAGTGTTGAAGAAAATGCGAATAAACCTTCCCTTTCTGGTTTTACGTTGTTCTGCCAGGTGCCATACAAATTTTCGGAACATTCTATCCTCCCATAGCTCTGGGACAAATTCGCTGAACTGAGCTTCACAAACATCAAAAAAATCGTCAGCTTGTTGTGGTTGAGCAGGTATGAACTTCACCCTCTTTTTGCCTTTCACTTTTTCCCATTTGGGTCTACGTTTGTTTTCGTCGTTTTCATCCTCTCGATATCCTTGCGCAAAAACCTCGATCCTGTCGATTAATTCTTCCAAGTGGATTCGTAATCGTAATCTCAATTCGGCAACGTTCTCCCCGACTATTGCATCCTTCAGAGTTTCAAGATTTTTTGACCAATTGCTTACCATATTTTCGTCCTGCTCGATTATTGAAAGCTCGTGCTCAGCCTCTAATAATTCTCCCTCAATCTCGCTTAGTTTGGACTCACACTTGGTAACTCGATCTTGGTAACGATCACGAATTGATTCTGATTCTGTTCTGCTGATCTGGTCGACCAAATTATCTATCTGTCTGTCTATATCTCTTTTCTCAGCCTCTTTGGCATCAATGCGATGACGGAGTAATAGACATTTTTCAGTCTGTTCATCGGGATCAGGAAGAACCTCTCCGGGATTTAGTTTGATGCAATTATTCAAGATTAAATTCTCACATTCATCATATCGTATACGGTAGCGTTCGCATTTATGTGATCGGTAGCCATTAGAGCATTGGAGATACTGTTGCCCCTTGGGTGGTTTGCCCTTATCAACAAACTGCATTGTGCCGCCACAATAGGCACATTTGATAATTCTTGTAAACAAGTTACTGCATCTGTCTTTTCGCCCGCCACAACCCCGGTTACCGGCAAGCTGTTTTTGAACAGCAAAAAATTGATCGTTACTTACAACCTTAGGATAGTAGTCCGGTATCGGATCGCCATCCGGTATTCGCTTGTTGCCTTGTTTGATATGTAATTGACACTCGCCAATCACAGCACGGTTAGTGATGATTTTTTTTACGTAACTAGATCGCCAACCATTCGGACGTTCCCAAATTTTTTCTTGGTTCATCTTTTCAGCAATAGTGGCTACCCCAACGCCCTGCAGCTTGAGTTTAAAAATACGTTTCAGGCACTTCACCGCATGTGGGATTGGTTTGAAGTCTTCATCTAGCCAAGCAGGACGTCTTTTAGTGATATGAACCCCCTGCTCACGGGCAAGCTTACGTTTCTGCTTCCAGTTTGCTTTACCCCATTCACTCTTTTGACGTGAAGATTCTTCAGCTTGTCGCAGGAAAAGAAACAGTACCATGAACTTTGGGTCTTTATCACAGCCAGGCTCATATTTTTCTTCAGGGCTTATCGTTTGGAGAATTATTCCGTGGTCCCACAGCTTAAAGATTACTTCTCGTAGGGTTTTAACTGTTCCCTCACGGCTCAGGCGGGTAAAATTCTCAACTAGTAAATAGCTACCTGCAGCAATATGTTTTGCTTCTACCATTGCCAAGAAATCTCCCAGTTTACCTTTCGTACGATGTACCCCGTGGTACCCGCTTAATCCCCGATCTGTCAGGTCCAGCGTATCATCCAAGGGCAGTCCAATTTTTTTTGCTGCCTTTTTTGCAAGTTCTAGCTGACGTCTTTCGCTGTCACCCATTGATTGCTCGGGAGTCGAAAAGCGAATGTATGAATAAACTTTTGGTATTGGCTTGCGTCGTCTCTGTGACATGATCTTCGTCCTTTCTTAGACCGTAAATATAAAATGTTAGTAAAATAAATCTGTACACGAGCTTTTAGTGACAACTCACCCCTGTCTTAAAACATCATAAATCGTAGGGCGTGACAGCCCGACAGCCTTTGCTATTCTTGTAACAGGTGTTCCATTTAACTTTAGCTGCTTTATTACCTGAAGCTGCTCTTGGGAGACCTTTCGCCTCCCCGGCTTGCTCCCCCCCCATTGCTTGCCGTCTGCTTTTGCTTTGGCAACGCCTGCCTTGATCCGCTCGCTAATAACCTCGGCCTCAAATTGGGCGACACTAGCTAAAACGTTTGCCATCAGCATGCCAGCAGGCGTGGACAGATCTAATCCGTCCTTTATGCTTACCAGGTTAATGTTGCGTTGCCTCAGCTCGTCAAACAAAGCGGTTAAGCCTGCAGCAGTCCGTCCTAGCCTGTCTAGCCGCCACACGACAAGCTGGGCCACTTTGCCCACACGTATGTTGGCTTCTAAGTCTTGCCAGCCCGGACGTTGCATGGTGCGACCACTGGCGGTGTCGTCGTAGTGCACAATGGGACCACTATGCGTCTCTACCCACCTCTCTAAATCAGGCACCTGGCTCGCATGGGACTGCTCGCTTGTCGAGACCCGTGCGTAAATAGCTGTGTGTTTCATAACCCTTCTCCTGTAGCAAAACATGTTACAAAGTATACATGCGAACATACTATGCAGAGGATGGCTTTTTGTTAAACCCCAAGACCACTTGACGCTTTACAGATTCTTGTGAATTGATTTGCCTCCATTCATAGTCTTTTGGTGGTACTCTCATTTCAGGGTTGGTTTTTTACACTCTGTAGTTGCTTTGATTTATCGTTCCGATCCTCTACCAATTAGCTTGGCTAAAAAGCAGAAAAATAGACTGGCTACCTCTATAGCGCACTAACCCCCTCGTTCTAAAATCGAAATTGTGCCATTTACAAGAGTTACGCTCTTCCCTGTACTCGTAAGCCATATAAATAAAGCCATTTAAGAATTTTTAACTTTCTCTAACTTTTTTCTAATATTACACGCGTTATTTGATGATTTTAGGTGATTGTTTCTTCCTAAATAGGCAGCAATAAACAGTAAACCAGTGTAATCACGAGCAAATCGCAGAATAGGCCAAGTACACATTGTGGTGACTGGCGGTCATGCTCTACATGAAAGTTTGAGGTCTGTTTTCACAAAGCTATCAGATCTTTGCGCTACACAATGTAAAAGCAAAAACCCATCAGGCCCCTTTGAATCTTAATTCGAGGCATGTGCTTATTTAAAAATAAATTCGGTGATTACTGAACACCGTTTCTCATTTAACTTGAACACATCAGATATCGCAGAGAAAATGGCAGGTTGTTCGTTCACGAAAAGGCAATCTGGAGAGATAGGCCTCATCGCGAGCATTGGACTTCACCAATCACATCGTCACGATCCTGCCAGCGTCATATTTCGCTTTAAAGTCGTGCCGTCAATTCGATTGCACAACTATCGATGTCATGCTCAAAGACTGATGAAGAATTAAAATCTGTAATTCATGAAATTCAAAAGATTGACCCTAAAGGTGAACGCATCGCAAGAGTACTGCGTAGCACCCTAGACCAACTCTATGATGGTCAGCACACTGGTCGATATCGCTGGGACCAACTCCATAAAACCGAAAAAACACATTGTGGCACTCTCGTCGAAATCAACTTACATCGCGAGTTTGAATTTGAAGATGGAAAGGATATGGATTACCAAATTTCCGGCATAGAGGTTGACTGCAAATATTCACAATCATTGTATGGGTGGATGATCCCTCTTGAAGCCGTTGGTCACCTATGCATCCTACTTTCAGCGAATGACGAAAGCTCACGTTGGAGTATGGGGATTGTTCGGATATCTACAGAAATCTTGAATCAAGGACGTAATCGGGACTCGAAGCGAAATATCGGAGCTCATGGTCGCGACAATATAGTGTGGATTTTCAAAGATGCTGAACTAAAACCGAATATCTTGTTACAACTCCCCAGGGATACTGTTGAAGCGATAATGGATCTACCAACCGGACAAAAGAGAATTAATGAAATTTTCCGCGTCGCACAAGGAAAAGTAATTGGTAGGGGTGTGATTGCTACTTTAGGCCAGCAAGAAGACTACATGAAAAGGGTCAGAGGCAATGGGGGCTCAAGAGGCAAATTAAAATCCGAAGGAATTATTATTCTCGGGCAGTATGAGAGACACAGACAGATTGCAAAAGAACTTGGCTTGCCAATACCTGACAAAGGTGAATCTGTTAGCATCCGCGTTGCCCCTGCTAATTCTCCGGGACAAGGCGTCGTTGGAATCGAAGATAAACTCTGGAGGATAGCAAAGGACGATGATCCAATTTGTGATGCTCCGGAGGTACCTTATTATTAAACCTTCGCCTTAGCTACTCTAACTCTTTTTCGCTTTACAGTCTTCTTAATAGATATATTTTTAGCGATGTGTTTCGCAATGCAGTTAGAAAGTTTAGGGGGAACAGCATTACCGATTTGGATAGCAATTTTTATCTTTGAGCCACACCATAGGAAATCATCGGGAAATGTTTGTAGCCTAGCTGCTTCCCAATGTGTAATCGGTCGATCCTCTTTGGGGTGGAGGTATCGACCTTTTTCTGGCTTGTAAAACTCTGTCCGAATTGTACATCGAGCCGGTCCGTTCCATTCAAGACGCCCATACAAATCGGTTCCTCCTTGAGTCTTTTTAATCCAACACTGAGGTGTTAGTTCAGGAGCAAGACGTTGCAAATCAAATCGGTTCCCACCTGGTGGAATTAATGCATATCGCTTTTTACTGAGTTCCGTTGGGTTTCTAGCAATGTGTAGCTTCTCCGTTGGTACGGGACCGTTTTGCACAAAGTTATGAACAGTAGGCTTGGCAGGAATCCCCTTAAATGCATCACGCACAGTCGAAACTTCACCTGTTGGTTCTGGAAGTTCAATTGCCCCAATTTTACTTCCTATGATAAATGCTCGCTTTCGGTTTTGCGGAACACCATACTGTGAAGCCAATAAAACGCCGGATCGAATTTCAAACCCTAGCTCTTCAGCTGTTCGAATGATCTCTGCCCCCTCTTCACTTGTTAGGAGATTGGGTACGTTTTCCATGACAAAAACTTTACACCGAGTTGATTTCACCACATCAATGTAATATTGCCATAGAGCTCTTCTAGGATCGTCTGCACGATTTGGCCCTAAGTTCGAAAAACCTTGGCAAGGCGGACCGCCAATAACTATATCTGCTCGAATTTTTTGTACGTCTTTATCGTTAATAGCCTCTTCAATCGGTCTAGAATCAACATGGCACCCAAAGTTTGTTGCATATGTTTGAGCAAATGCCGAATCGTGCTCTATGGCATAGATCGGCTCAAATCCAGCTTGGACAAATCCAAGCGTTAGGCCTCCTGCGCCGGAAAATAAATCAACCAGTTTTGGTTTCTCAATTGTTTTAGCCATTCTCTTTTATCCGTAGCAGCTTCTTGCTTAGAAAATCCATATCCTTCGTCTGGCACTCCCAAATTGTGAAGACATGCCAACCCTTAGAGCGTAACACTCTACCAACTCGACTATCGTTTTTTATATTCTTCTCAATCTTTGAGTTCCAGAATTCCACATTCGTAGCAGGTCTTTGTCCCTTCGGACAACTATGTCCATGCCAAAAACATCCATGGACAAATACGACTGTTTTGTATTTGGGAAGAACAATATCTGGCGTTCCAGCGAGATCCTTCCTATGTAACCTAAATCGCATTCCTAAGGAGTGGAGTACTTTCCGCACGAGGATCTCAGGCTTGGTATTCTTCGATCCTATTTTAGACATAACCTCTGAGCGTTTCTCAGGGCTGAAAACATCCATTATGTACTCCAAGATAATGGTGTTTTGATAGATATTTTTTCTAGATCTATAGAGACTCTATGTTCCTAGCAAAGCGTTGCCACACTCTACATTGTAGTAATGCTATATACAATATTGGAGCAAAAATTACATACTGCACATATTCTACATTCTGTGGAATAGTATCCACATCTCTAGAGCATTTTATGCCCCACTTCCTAGCAAAGTTACCAGTCACAGGGCTTAGTCAATACCCAAATAAGGACGCAATATTGGCTTTGCATGGCACCTCTCGTAGTTTATGTCGTCTCGCGTCGTTAAAACGCGTCAAACGGCAACCTGGACGGTCTTAGGGGAGGGAAATGGTCAGGCCAGCAAGCAGGCCAATGGCTCGGGACAATTTGGGTTAACGTGTAGACCCTCTACACGTCAAAGCACCCTTGACGCTAGCCAAAACAGACCATTGATAGACTTATTTATTACTTATTACGCCCCGCTAGAAAGTAGTTTGGTTTTACCTCAATTCTTGCTTTACAATCACTAGGTTGAGGTGACTTTATGCTAGGACAGCGCAGATACATTTGTTACCATGCTAGGCTGAAGCAGAATTAATTAGATTACGTCTGCTTACAGTGAGAAGTTTTTAAGAAAACTTCAGTTCCCCCCATTAGACCAAACCGAAAGGCAATTTCTAATAGGGTGCTTTTCAAGTTCATTTTGTTTTACTAAGAGGCCAGATTTCATAAAAGTGTCACACACCAACGCATAACGACATTCTTTGTTCGTTTGCAATGACAATTGGTTCTGCTTGCGAGACCCTCGATAAATCGCCAGTTTATTCACTAAGCATCCCGCAAGCACAAGGCACCTCCACGACTGCGTGGGGAGTGTTGCTTGTGCTGCGTTGCTTAGTAGGTTCTGGCGAACCTTTCGAGGGACAAGGTATAGGTGGCCTCCCCACCTTTGCCTTTAAATTTCTCCAGCAGGCCCATGACTTGGCCTATATCCCATCATCCTGGAGAAAACATGACTACACCAAACCACAAACCTGCCTCACCCTCTACCAAAACAGGCTGCCTGGTACCGAGCCTGCTAATCTTTGTCATGTTTTTTTTGACAAGCGTTATAGTTAAAGCGCGCCCCTTCGGTGGTACGTTACTCTCCCTTGCAATTATTGCCGGTGCTGTCGCCTTGTTGTACAAGAAGGACTGGCAGGAGACTGTGTTTAAACCTTTAGGTATAGATACAACCGTAAAGCGGTATGTCGTGCTTGCCTTTACCATCAGCTTCATGCTTTTAACCTTTGTTACAACACACGAAGAAGATGCAGATGCCCTGTGGGCGGAAGGCAAAAAGGCAGAGGCAGTGGAACGCTATGCAGACATTTTAAATCAATCAACCAAGCCCAAAAGCAAAATGCTTAAACGTGTCATCGAGTACTATTTTGAGAGTGGTGACATGGGAAAGGCTAAGCATTTCTGTACTGTGGCCGTAGAAGCAGATGTAGAGCCATCACTTGAACCGAATGAACTTCGGGACTTGTACCAAACAACAAAGTCTGACTTTCTCAGCAAACAGCAGACTGAAAAAGAACCGGAGCAGATTGCAGAACAGCCTTTACCCGAATACGAAGTAATCCAGAAGAAAAACCGCCCCGTCGGTGGGCTACATGCCGAGGTCTTGATCCCCAGCTTTTCACGTGGGACACCGGTGGACACACAACGCCAGGTGGCCAAGGCCATCGCAGACAAAGAGGGTTGTAACACAGTCAACTTATACGCGACCCGTGAAGCCCAGCAGGCCATGAATTCTGCAACTTACAAAGCAGACCACCCTGATGCTGCCAAAGGCTACCTGGGGTCCTGGGGGGTAGTACCTAACGAATACATTGTAGCCGAAGAGTGGGAGTAGACCGCTGCTCTTAAGATTTTAGTTTTATCTCATACTTAGGCTGCTAATGCTAATACTGGCTTGAATTCACTGTGCCCAAATGCCTGAATAGTTTCCTCCGTCACCTTTTCCCAAACAATGGCCTTCTTTTGGGTCGCAGACCAGCTGTCAAATGTGCTGAAGTTTGAGCGAATACGTTCATTATCTGGTGCAAGTAGCATGGCCTCTTCAAATGCCTGCCTAATCTGAGCTACAGGAAAACCCAACTCGCATTTAGCTATCGCAATCCATTCAAATAAACTGGCTCTAACTAAATCAGATGCTGACATAGTCAACGCGAGTTCGGACATACGAATGCAGTCCTCTAGACGGTTACTGATGAGTAGATTATGCGCCAGATAGAAATACGGCCATACCAGAGGGGTGCGAAGTTTTATCGCTTCTTCAAAATCAAGAATACTGCCAGCGTCCGTACCGTATAGCAAAATACCTCGTGCAACCAAGAGCGCATCATTATGTGGACTAGCAGCGATTCCTCTATTATAGGCCTTCAGTGCCT contains:
- a CDS encoding RNA polymerase sigma factor, producing the protein MPIDEADQLLVSQIRQGDSDAWAELIARFEGRLLAFVDSRLRNRASSEDVVQETFMGFLISIPNYDANTPLESFLFAIASHKLTDLLRKQGRRPTIPLFPHENGERESYREPAGRTRVASSLARSKERKSKEEQVISESLSDLIQGWIKNGEFERLECMEQLFVSGRANKEVAATLQITEQAVANHKHFVVGKLKDAIKTAQILDADLQGLGLN
- a CDS encoding 50S ribosomal protein bL37, producing the protein MAKTQRKLKKANHGRRPASAKARKAKRKHIKF
- a CDS encoding recombinase family protein encodes the protein MSQRRRKPIPKVYSYIRFSTPEQSMGDSERRQLELAKKAAKKIGLPLDDTLDLTDRGLSGYHGVHRTKGKLGDFLAMVEAKHIAAGSYLLVENFTRLSREGTVKTLREVIFKLWDHGIILQTISPEEKYEPGCDKDPKFMVLFLFLRQAEESSRQKSEWGKANWKQKRKLAREQGVHITKRRPAWLDEDFKPIPHAVKCLKRIFKLKLQGVGVATIAEKMNQEKIWERPNGWRSSYVKKIITNRAVIGECQLHIKQGNKRIPDGDPIPDYYPKVVSNDQFFAVQKQLAGNRGCGGRKDRCSNLFTRIIKCAYCGGTMQFVDKGKPPKGQQYLQCSNGYRSHKCERYRIRYDECENLILNNCIKLNPGEVLPDPDEQTEKCLLLRHRIDAKEAEKRDIDRQIDNLVDQISRTESESIRDRYQDRVTKCESKLSEIEGELLEAEHELSIIEQDENMVSNWSKNLETLKDAIVGENVAELRLRLRIHLEELIDRIEVFAQGYREDENDENKRRPKWEKVKGKKRVKFIPAQPQQADDFFDVCEAQFSEFVPELWEDRMFRKFVWHLAEQRKTRKGRFIRIFFNTGRHVDLVPEGSLASGVELRENKWKRIGWSFESPKIDRMWRDFKTDYRKKKGKSTRQGKPVTT
- a CDS encoding recombinase family protein; the encoded protein is MKHTAIYARVSTSEQSHASQVPDLERWVETHSGPIVHYDDTASGRTMQRPGWQDLEANIRVGKVAQLVVWRLDRLGRTAAGLTALFDELRQRNINLVSIKDGLDLSTPAGMLMANVLASVAQFEAEVISERIKAGVAKAKADGKQWGGSKPGRRKVSQEQLQVIKQLKLNGTPVTRIAKAVGLSRPTIYDVLRQG
- a CDS encoding NaeI family type II restriction endonuclease; translated protein: MSCSKTDEELKSVIHEIQKIDPKGERIARVLRSTLDQLYDGQHTGRYRWDQLHKTEKTHCGTLVEINLHREFEFEDGKDMDYQISGIEVDCKYSQSLYGWMIPLEAVGHLCILLSANDESSRWSMGIVRISTEILNQGRNRDSKRNIGAHGRDNIVWIFKDAELKPNILLQLPRDTVEAIMDLPTGQKRINEIFRVAQGKVIGRGVIATLGQQEDYMKRVRGNGGSRGKLKSEGIIILGQYERHRQIAKELGLPIPDKGESVSIRVAPANSPGQGVVGIEDKLWRIAKDDDPICDAPEVPYY
- a CDS encoding DNA cytosine methyltransferase, with product MAKTIEKPKLVDLFSGAGGLTLGFVQAGFEPIYAIEHDSAFAQTYATNFGCHVDSRPIEEAINDKDVQKIRADIVIGGPPCQGFSNLGPNRADDPRRALWQYYIDVVKSTRCKVFVMENVPNLLTSEEGAEIIRTAEELGFEIRSGVLLASQYGVPQNRKRAFIIGSKIGAIELPEPTGEVSTVRDAFKGIPAKPTVHNFVQNGPVPTEKLHIARNPTELSKKRYALIPPGGNRFDLQRLAPELTPQCWIKKTQGGTDLYGRLEWNGPARCTIRTEFYKPEKGRYLHPKEDRPITHWEAARLQTFPDDFLWCGSKIKIAIQIGNAVPPKLSNCIAKHIAKNISIKKTVKRKRVRVAKAKV
- a CDS encoding very short patch repair endonuclease; this encodes MDVFSPEKRSEVMSKIGSKNTKPEILVRKVLHSLGMRFRLHRKDLAGTPDIVLPKYKTVVFVHGCFWHGHSCPKGQRPATNVEFWNSKIEKNIKNDSRVGRVLRSKGWHVFTIWECQTKDMDFLSKKLLRIKENG